The Hyphomicrobiales bacterium genome has a window encoding:
- a CDS encoding conserved hypothetical protein (Evidence 4 : Unknown function but conserved in other organisms) has product MAFYTVLTPPPAAGGRDAEIEQARLIPESFSWAAFALTGLWLLGKRLWLWSLLFVLFWAGLAYLRSRFGLHPSALSLVYWSVALFLGVEGNNLALRKLVRKGWRLADVVEARSLSEAERRYFERALAGEAIPRRAEVPAPAAAARASGPLPIIGLFPEARGR; this is encoded by the coding sequence ATGGCGTTCTACACCGTGCTGACACCGCCGCCGGCCGCGGGAGGCCGCGACGCGGAGATCGAGCAGGCGCGGCTCATCCCCGAGAGCTTCTCCTGGGCTGCTTTCGCGCTGACCGGCCTGTGGCTGCTCGGCAAGCGGCTCTGGCTCTGGAGCCTGCTCTTCGTGCTGTTCTGGGCCGGGCTCGCCTATCTGCGCAGCCGCTTCGGCCTGCATCCGAGCGCGTTGTCGCTGGTCTACTGGTCGGTCGCGCTGTTCCTCGGCGTCGAGGGCAACAATCTCGCCCTGCGCAAGCTCGTCCGCAAGGGCTGGCGACTCGCGGACGTGGTCGAGGCGCGCAGCCTCTCCGAGGCGGAGCGCCGCTATTTCGAGCGGGCGCTCGCCGGCGAGGCCATACCGCGGCGTGCCGAGGTCCCTGCGCCTGCGGCAGCGGCGCGCGCCAGCGGCCCGCTGCCGATCATCGGCCTGTTTCCGGAGGCCCGCGGACGATGA
- the metZ gene encoding O-succinylhomoserine sulfhydrylase has protein sequence MSASDNAAAKLHPETRLVHAGTMRSQFGETSEALFLTQGHVYDNAAQAEGRFLNTDPGFQYGRLSNPTTVMLEERMAAFEGAETCRATATGMAAVTAAMMAPVRAGDHVVAASALFGSCRYIIEDHLPRYGVETTLVEGTDIDAWRRAVRPNTKLFFLESPANPTLEVIDIAAVAAVAKEAGAKLVVDNVFATPLFQRPLALGADIVVYSATKHIDGQGRCLGGLILGAKELIEGDIQQFLRQTGPSLSPFNAWVMLKALETLPLRVGKQAENAAKVADWLAAHAKPTKVIFPGRSDHPQAEIIARQMSGPSTMIAFEVPGGKEGAYRLLDACRLIRISNNLGDAKSLIVHPATTTHQRFTPEVRAAMGVSDGLIRLSIGLEHADDLIADLEQALAKV, from the coding sequence ATGTCGGCATCGGACAACGCCGCAGCCAAGCTGCATCCAGAAACCCGCCTCGTCCATGCCGGCACCATGCGCTCGCAGTTCGGCGAGACGTCCGAGGCGCTGTTCCTGACGCAGGGCCATGTCTACGACAATGCCGCCCAGGCCGAGGGGCGGTTCCTCAACACCGATCCCGGCTTTCAGTACGGCCGGCTGTCCAACCCGACGACGGTGATGCTGGAAGAGCGCATGGCCGCCTTCGAGGGTGCCGAGACCTGCCGCGCCACCGCGACCGGCATGGCCGCCGTGACCGCGGCGATGATGGCGCCGGTGCGGGCCGGCGATCATGTCGTGGCGGCCAGCGCGCTGTTCGGCTCCTGTCGCTACATCATCGAGGACCATCTGCCGCGCTACGGTGTCGAGACCACGCTGGTCGAAGGCACCGACATCGACGCCTGGCGCCGCGCGGTCAGGCCCAACACCAAGCTGTTCTTTCTGGAATCGCCCGCGAACCCGACGCTGGAAGTGATCGACATCGCCGCCGTCGCCGCTGTAGCGAAGGAGGCCGGGGCGAAGCTGGTGGTCGACAATGTCTTCGCCACGCCGCTGTTCCAGCGCCCGCTCGCACTCGGGGCCGACATCGTCGTCTATTCCGCCACCAAGCACATCGACGGGCAGGGGCGCTGTCTCGGCGGGCTGATCCTCGGCGCCAAGGAGCTGATCGAGGGCGATATCCAGCAGTTCCTGCGCCAGACCGGCCCGAGCCTGTCGCCCTTCAATGCCTGGGTGATGCTGAAAGCGCTGGAAACGCTGCCGTTGCGCGTCGGCAAACAGGCGGAGAACGCCGCCAAGGTCGCCGACTGGTTGGCCGCCCATGCCAAGCCGACCAAGGTGATCTTCCCCGGCCGCAGCGACCATCCGCAGGCCGAGATCATCGCGCGCCAGATGAGCGGCCCCTCGACGATGATCGCCTTCGAGGTGCCCGGCGGCAAGGAAGGCGCCTATCGCCTGCTCGACGCGTGCAGGCTGATCCGCATCTCGAACAATCTCGGCGACGCCAAGAGCCTGATCGTGCACCCGGCGACGACGACGCATCAGCGCTTCACGCCGGAAGTCCGGGCCGCGATGGGCGTCAGCGACGGCTTGATCCGGCTCTCGATCGGACTGGAGCACGCCGACGACCTGATCGCCGATCTGGAGCAGGCGCTGGCGAAGGTGTGA
- the hisF gene encoding Imidazole glycerol phosphate synthase subunit HisF has product MTLKTRIIPCLDVKDGRVVKGVKFLDLVDAGDPVEAAKAYDAAGADELCFLDITASHEDRGILFDVVTRTAEACFMPLTVGGGVRKVEDIRALLLAGADKVSINTAAVTNRQFVKEAAEKFGDQCIVVAIDAKQVSPGRWEIFTHGGRNATGIEAVAFAREVVSLGAGELLVTSMDKDGTKSGYDLGLTSAIADAVSVPVIASGGVGDLDDLVAGVSEGHASAVLAASIFHFGTYTIQQAKAHMAEAGLRMRLD; this is encoded by the coding sequence ATGACCCTGAAGACCCGCATCATCCCCTGCCTCGACGTCAAGGACGGCCGCGTCGTCAAGGGCGTCAAGTTCCTCGATCTCGTCGATGCCGGCGATCCGGTCGAAGCCGCCAAGGCCTATGACGCGGCCGGCGCCGACGAGCTCTGCTTCCTCGACATCACCGCGAGCCATGAGGATCGAGGCATCCTGTTCGACGTGGTGACCCGGACGGCCGAGGCCTGCTTCATGCCGCTCACCGTGGGCGGCGGCGTGCGCAAGGTCGAGGACATCCGCGCCCTGCTCCTCGCCGGTGCCGACAAGGTCTCGATCAACACCGCCGCCGTGACCAACCGGCAATTCGTCAAGGAGGCGGCCGAGAAGTTCGGCGACCAGTGCATCGTCGTCGCCATCGACGCCAAGCAGGTTTCGCCCGGCCGCTGGGAGATCTTCACCCATGGCGGGCGCAACGCCACCGGCATCGAGGCCGTGGCCTTCGCGCGCGAAGTGGTCTCGCTGGGGGCCGGCGAACTGCTCGTGACCTCCATGGACAAGGACGGCACCAAGTCCGGCTATGATCTCGGCCTGACCTCGGCGATCGCGGATGCGGTCTCGGTCCCGGTCATCGCCTCGGGCGGCGTCGGCGACCTCGACGATCTCGTGGCGGGCGTCAGCGAAGGCCATGCTTCGGCCGTGCTCGCAGCCTCGATCTTCCACTTCGGCACCTACACGATCCAGCAGGCCAAGGCGCATATGGCGGAAGCCGGCCTGCGGATGAGGCTCGACTGA
- the argB gene encoding Acetylglutamate kinase gives MTDHPHLTPSQSAELLVQALPHMQRYDQEIIVIKYGGNAMGDAATAEDFAEDIVLLEQSGLKPVVCHGGGPQIAAMLKKLGIQSEFKQGLRVTDEATVEVVEMVLAGSVNKEIVGYITREGGRAIGLCGKDGNMVTARKVTRTIVDPDSRIEQVLDLGFVGEPEAVNTTVLDAVLKAELIPVLAPVCAAADGQTYNVNADTFAGAIAGALNAKRLLLLTDVPGVLNKDKQLIPELTVEECRRLIADGTISGGMIPKIETCIYALEKGVEAVVILDGKVPHAALIELFTDTGAGTIIRR, from the coding sequence ATGACCGACCATCCCCACCTGACGCCGTCGCAATCCGCCGAGTTGCTCGTCCAGGCGCTGCCGCATATGCAGCGCTACGACCAGGAAATCATCGTCATCAAATATGGCGGCAACGCCATGGGCGATGCGGCGACCGCCGAGGATTTCGCCGAGGACATCGTCCTGCTCGAGCAATCGGGCCTGAAGCCGGTGGTCTGCCATGGCGGCGGGCCGCAGATCGCGGCGATGCTGAAGAAGCTCGGCATCCAGTCCGAGTTCAAGCAGGGTCTGCGCGTTACCGACGAGGCGACCGTCGAGGTCGTCGAGATGGTCCTGGCCGGCTCGGTCAACAAGGAGATCGTCGGCTACATCACCCGCGAGGGCGGCCGCGCCATCGGCCTGTGCGGCAAGGACGGCAACATGGTCACCGCCCGCAAGGTGACACGCACGATCGTCGATCCCGATTCGCGGATCGAGCAGGTTCTGGATCTCGGCTTCGTCGGCGAGCCCGAGGCGGTCAACACCACCGTGCTCGACGCCGTGCTGAAGGCCGAGCTGATCCCGGTTCTGGCCCCGGTCTGCGCCGCCGCCGACGGCCAGACCTACAACGTCAACGCCGACACCTTCGCCGGCGCCATCGCGGGTGCGCTCAACGCCAAGCGCCTGCTGCTGCTGACCGACGTGCCCGGCGTGCTCAACAAGGACAAGCAGCTCATCCCGGAGCTGACGGTCGAGGAATGCCGCCGCCTGATCGCGGACGGCACGATCTCGGGTGGCATGATCCCGAAGATCGAGACCTGCATCTACGCGCTGGAAAAGGGCGTCGAGGCGGTCGTCATTCTCGACGGCAAGGTGCCGCATGCGGCGCTGATCGAGCTCTTCACCGACACCGGCGCCGGCACGATCATCCGGCGGTGA
- the hisB gene encoding Imidazoleglycerol-phosphate dehydratase: MRSGEVKRRTNETDIAVSLTIDGTGKAEIATGIGFFDHMLDLFARHSLIDLTVKVKGDTHIDDHHSVEDAGIAMGEALKTALGSKKGIRRYADVHLPMDETLTRVAVDVSGRPFLVFRTEFKAQKIGSFDTELVREFFQAFAINAGITLHVETLYGDNAHHIAESCFKGLARALRQALEVDPREGDRIPSTKGAL; this comes from the coding sequence ATGCGTTCGGGCGAAGTGAAGCGCCGCACCAACGAGACCGACATCGCGGTCTCGCTCACGATCGACGGCACCGGCAAGGCCGAGATCGCCACCGGCATCGGCTTCTTCGACCATATGCTCGACCTGTTCGCCCGCCATTCGCTGATCGACCTCACGGTCAAGGTCAAGGGCGACACCCATATCGACGACCACCACTCGGTCGAGGATGCCGGCATCGCCATGGGCGAGGCGCTCAAAACAGCGCTCGGCTCCAAGAAGGGCATTCGCCGCTATGCCGACGTGCATCTGCCGATGGACGAGACGCTGACGCGCGTCGCCGTCGACGTCTCCGGCCGGCCGTTCCTGGTGTTCCGTACCGAATTCAAGGCGCAGAAGATCGGCTCCTTCGACACCGAACTGGTGCGCGAATTCTTCCAGGCCTTCGCCATCAACGCCGGCATCACGCTGCATGTCGAGACGCTCTATGGCGACAACGCCCACCATATCGCCGAGAGCTGCTTCAAGGGGCTGGCGCGGGCGCTGCGGCAGGCGCTGGAGGTCGATCCGCGCGAGGGCGACCGCATTCCCTCGACCAAGGGCGCTTTGTAG
- a CDS encoding Pyrimidine 5'-nucleotidase → MKILADTPAAAPPLPAESLAHVDHWIFDLDNTLYSHEAKVWPQVDERITLFLLEMFGLDGLSSRALQKYYYQRYGTTLKGLMEEYGINPDDFLDFAHQIDLTLLDPNPDLGEAIAALPGRKLILTNGSRGHAENVAGKLGILHHFEDIFDIVQAGFTPKPERATYETFLAKHAVDPGRAAMFEDIEKNLVVPSALGMKTVLIVPKTPDPFREAWEQVAVDAGHVHHVTADLTGFLKPLGRPSERSS, encoded by the coding sequence ATGAAAATACTCGCTGACACACCTGCCGCTGCCCCGCCCTTGCCGGCGGAGAGCCTCGCGCATGTCGACCACTGGATCTTCGACCTCGACAACACGCTCTATTCGCACGAGGCGAAGGTGTGGCCGCAGGTCGACGAACGCATCACGCTGTTCCTGCTCGAGATGTTCGGCCTCGACGGCCTCTCCTCGCGCGCGCTCCAGAAATACTACTACCAGCGCTACGGCACGACCCTGAAGGGGCTGATGGAGGAGTACGGCATCAACCCGGACGACTTCCTCGACTTCGCCCACCAGATCGACCTGACCCTGCTCGACCCCAATCCCGACCTCGGCGAAGCCATCGCGGCCCTGCCGGGCCGCAAGCTGATCCTGACCAACGGCTCGCGCGGCCATGCCGAGAACGTTGCGGGCAAGCTCGGCATCCTCCACCACTTCGAGGATATCTTCGACATCGTGCAGGCCGGCTTCACGCCCAAGCCCGAGCGCGCCACCTACGAGACCTTCCTGGCCAAGCACGCGGTCGACCCGGGCCGCGCCGCGATGTTCGAGGATATCGAGAAGAACCTCGTCGTGCCCAGCGCACTCGGCATGAAGACCGTGCTGATCGTGCCGAAGACGCCCGATCCCTTCCGCGAGGCCTGGGAACAGGTCGCTGTGGATGCCGGGCATGTCCACCACGTCACCGCGGATCTGACCGGCTTCCTCAAGCCGCTCGGACGGCCTTCCGAACGCAGCAGCTGA
- the coaA gene encoding pantothenate kinase, whose translation MNLEAWIAGRVMDQHLIPTPPERDLVSPYRLFSRDEWAHLRADAPLTLSVDDLTKLQSINDPISLDEIVAIYLPLSRLLSLYVAATQGLFKATQRFLMAESEVKVPYVIGVAGSVAVGKSTTARVLKALLSRWPNTPKVELVTTDGFLLPNAELERRGLMQRKGFPESYDGAAILRFLSDVKAGKPQVTAPVYSHLVYDVVPGETVTVERPDILILEGLNVLQPNRMPKDGTIIPFVSDYFDFSVYLDADENDLHRWYVNRFMTLRQTAFRDPRSFFRKYAEIGEEEALATAEKLWTGINLPNLQENILPTRQRASLILTKGASHRIQQVALRRL comes from the coding sequence TTGAATCTCGAAGCCTGGATCGCGGGTCGCGTCATGGACCAGCACCTCATCCCGACCCCGCCCGAACGCGACCTGGTCTCGCCCTATCGGCTGTTCTCGCGGGACGAATGGGCGCATTTGCGCGCCGATGCGCCGCTGACGCTCTCGGTCGACGACCTGACGAAGCTGCAATCGATCAACGACCCGATCTCGCTCGACGAGATCGTCGCGATCTACCTGCCGCTGTCGCGCCTGCTTTCGCTCTACGTCGCGGCGACGCAGGGGCTGTTCAAGGCGACGCAGCGCTTCCTGATGGCCGAGTCCGAGGTCAAGGTACCCTATGTGATCGGGGTCGCCGGCTCGGTCGCGGTCGGAAAATCGACCACGGCGCGCGTGCTCAAGGCGCTGCTGTCACGCTGGCCGAACACACCCAAGGTCGAGCTCGTCACCACGGACGGCTTCCTGCTGCCCAATGCCGAGCTCGAGCGGCGCGGGCTCATGCAGCGAAAGGGCTTCCCGGAGAGCTATGACGGCGCCGCGATCCTGCGCTTCCTCTCGGATGTGAAGGCCGGCAAGCCGCAGGTGACGGCGCCGGTCTATTCGCACCTCGTCTACGACGTGGTGCCCGGCGAGACGGTGACGGTCGAGCGGCCGGACATCCTGATCCTCGAAGGCCTCAACGTGCTGCAGCCGAACCGGATGCCGAAGGACGGCACGATCATCCCCTTCGTCTCCGATTATTTCGACTTCTCGGTCTATCTCGACGCCGACGAGAACGACCTGCATCGCTGGTACGTCAACCGCTTCATGACGCTGCGCCAGACCGCCTTCCGTGATCCGCGTTCCTTCTTCCGCAAATATGCCGAGATCGGCGAGGAGGAAGCGCTCGCCACCGCCGAGAAGCTCTGGACCGGCATCAACCTGCCAAACCTGCAGGAGAACATCCTGCCGACACGCCAGCGCGCCAGCCTGATCCTCACCAAGGGCGCGAGCCACCGCATCCAGCAGGTCGCCCTGCGGCGGCTGTAA
- a CDS encoding Membrane protein: protein MTATKVHLTFAALMGLAGVALLAAAAHAALDPGHVQTAGQMLLFHASVVIGVTAARKGGYLQDMLARFALSAIIFGAILFAADLSRRGFANEALFPRAAPIGGWFMLGGWLGLAVAALSARRA, encoded by the coding sequence GCGACCAAGGTACATCTGACTTTCGCGGCCCTGATGGGGCTTGCCGGCGTCGCGCTGCTGGCGGCGGCAGCCCATGCCGCTCTCGACCCCGGCCATGTCCAGACCGCCGGGCAGATGCTGCTGTTCCACGCCTCTGTCGTGATCGGTGTCACCGCCGCGCGCAAGGGCGGATATCTCCAGGACATGCTGGCCCGGTTCGCGCTCTCCGCCATCATTTTCGGCGCGATCCTGTTCGCGGCCGACCTCTCCCGGCGCGGTTTCGCGAACGAGGCGCTTTTCCCGCGCGCCGCACCGATCGGCGGCTGGTTCATGCTCGGCGGCTGGCTCGGCCTCGCCGTCGCGGCCCTGTCCGCGCGGCGCGCCTGA
- the hisE gene encoding Phosphoribosyl-ATP pyrophosphatase has protein sequence MAGFTLSDLEARIAERAGAAPEESWTAKLIAAGPERAAKKFGEEAVEAVIAAVKGDRAELIAESADVLYHLLVVLKARDVALQDVLSQLESRTARSGLAEKAARPR, from the coding sequence ATGGCCGGCTTCACCCTGTCCGATCTCGAAGCCCGCATCGCCGAGCGCGCCGGCGCGGCGCCGGAGGAATCCTGGACGGCGAAGCTCATCGCCGCCGGCCCCGAGCGCGCCGCCAAGAAGTTCGGCGAGGAGGCTGTCGAGGCCGTGATCGCCGCGGTGAAGGGCGATCGCGCCGAGCTGATCGCCGAAAGCGCCGATGTGCTCTATCATCTTTTGGTTGTGCTCAAGGCGCGCGATGTTGCATTGCAGGACGTCTTGAGCCAGCTTGAGAGCCGTACAGCTCGCTCCGGACTGGCGGAAAAGGCGGCCAGGCCCCGGTAG
- a CDS encoding RutC family protein HI_1627: protein MSIQRIGVGPRMSKAVVHGNTVYLAGQVADKAAGKSVGEQTADILGIIDGLLAEAGTDKSKLLMVNIWLSDMSTFAEMNAVWDKWVVAGQTPGRATVEAKLAASQFTVEIAVIAAK, encoded by the coding sequence ATGAGCATTCAGCGTATCGGCGTCGGCCCCCGTATGTCCAAGGCCGTCGTGCACGGCAACACCGTCTATCTGGCCGGCCAGGTTGCCGACAAGGCCGCCGGCAAGAGCGTCGGCGAGCAGACGGCCGACATTCTCGGCATCATCGACGGGCTGCTGGCGGAAGCCGGCACCGACAAGTCGAAGCTCCTGATGGTCAATATCTGGCTCTCCGACATGTCGACCTTCGCCGAGATGAACGCCGTCTGGGACAAGTGGGTCGTCGCCGGCCAGACGCCCGGCCGCGCCACCGTCGAGGCCAAGCTGGCCGCGTCGCAGTTCACGGTCGAGATCGCGGTCATCGCCGCGAAGTAA
- a CDS encoding Adenylate cyclase, with protein MINARSLLDVLRQSVPDGIVGEIEDLIANAPDRKLNRINALAFAAERGLDEEQVISGFLHASRLGLFEFSWNVLCPGCGGVLDAGASLKHVRSEVYTCALCAAGYEPSLDGMVEVTFTVSPNVRRIEAHHPDQLPAVEYFRQVYWGSGIDLPENDYEAMVGEFIVEALELPAGEKAVISLQIAESFIIVFEPVTHAAQFIDVKGEPTRERQTLSLVFDRAHRHNDTLVMHPGALRIAVENHTDVRTLPSVCLANDALHHVLGKRRPFLTAKRVLSNQTFRDIYRTDTLDVDQRLKIASLTFLFTDLRGSTELYERVGDLVAFDLVRAHFRVLSEIVASETGAVVKTIGDAVMASFPAPDRAIAAAIRMRDAMRGINQARGKEDMILKIGIHEGPCIAVNLNERQDYFGQTVNIASRVQHLAASNEIFTTDAVLGDSGANELLAELGLTPLRQDIGLRGVSRAIGVFAIK; from the coding sequence ATGATCAATGCCCGATCCTTGCTCGACGTTCTGCGCCAATCGGTCCCGGATGGTATCGTCGGGGAAATCGAAGATCTGATCGCGAACGCCCCTGATCGAAAGCTCAATCGCATTAACGCCCTGGCGTTCGCCGCCGAACGAGGGTTGGACGAAGAGCAAGTGATTTCCGGCTTTCTGCACGCGTCTCGACTGGGTCTGTTCGAGTTTTCGTGGAACGTTCTTTGCCCCGGCTGCGGCGGGGTGCTCGATGCCGGCGCTTCGCTGAAGCATGTCCGCAGCGAGGTCTATACCTGCGCGCTCTGCGCCGCCGGCTACGAGCCCTCGCTCGACGGAATGGTCGAGGTGACATTCACGGTCAGCCCCAATGTCAGGCGGATCGAGGCTCATCATCCGGACCAGCTTCCGGCCGTCGAGTATTTCCGCCAGGTGTACTGGGGCTCGGGCATTGATCTGCCGGAAAACGACTACGAGGCGATGGTCGGCGAGTTCATCGTCGAGGCCCTGGAGCTGCCGGCCGGCGAGAAGGCCGTCATATCGCTGCAGATTGCCGAATCCTTCATCATCGTCTTCGAGCCGGTGACTCACGCCGCGCAGTTCATCGACGTGAAGGGAGAACCGACGAGGGAGCGGCAGACGCTTTCGCTGGTGTTCGACCGGGCGCATCGCCACAACGACACGCTGGTGATGCACCCCGGGGCTTTGCGGATAGCCGTCGAGAATCACACGGATGTTCGAACCTTGCCGTCGGTCTGCCTTGCGAATGATGCACTGCATCATGTCCTCGGAAAGCGCCGTCCGTTCCTGACCGCCAAGCGCGTCCTTTCGAACCAGACCTTCCGGGATATCTATCGGACCGACACGCTCGACGTCGACCAGCGCTTGAAGATCGCGAGCCTGACCTTTCTCTTCACCGACCTTCGGGGCTCGACCGAACTCTATGAACGCGTGGGCGATCTCGTTGCCTTTGATCTGGTGCGGGCGCATTTCAGGGTCTTGAGCGAGATCGTGGCGTCCGAGACCGGCGCCGTGGTCAAGACGATTGGCGATGCCGTCATGGCGTCGTTTCCCGCGCCCGACCGGGCGATCGCAGCGGCTATCCGCATGCGCGACGCGATGCGTGGGATCAATCAGGCGCGCGGCAAGGAGGACATGATCCTCAAGATAGGCATCCACGAAGGGCCCTGTATCGCGGTCAATCTCAACGAGCGGCAGGACTATTTCGGGCAGACGGTGAACATCGCGTCCCGCGTGCAGCATCTTGCCGCCTCGAACGAGATCTTCACCACCGATGCTGTGCTCGGTGACTCCGGTGCCAACGAACTGCTCGCCGAACTGGGATTGACGCCGCTGCGGCAAGACATCGGGCTGCGCGGCGTCTCGCGGGCCATCGGCGTCTTCGCGATCAAATAG
- the hisH gene encoding Imidazole glycerol phosphate synthase subunit HisH, whose translation MSQSVAIIDYGSGNLHSAAKAFERAALESGTPAAIRVTSDADIVRAADRIVLPGVGAFADCRRGLDAVPGMVETLEEVVRVKGRPFLGICVGMQLLASRGLEYRITEGLGWIPGDVTLIEPDDDSLKIPHMGWNILHKQDEHPLLDGIETGPQGLHAYFVHSYALTAQRPQDVLALTDHGGPVTAMVARGNVAGTQFHPEKSQKLGLKLIANFLSWKP comes from the coding sequence ATGAGCCAGAGCGTCGCCATCATCGACTACGGCTCGGGCAATCTGCACTCCGCCGCCAAGGCCTTCGAGCGGGCGGCGCTGGAGAGCGGCACGCCTGCGGCCATTCGCGTCACCAGCGACGCCGACATTGTGCGTGCCGCCGACCGCATCGTGCTGCCTGGCGTGGGTGCCTTCGCCGATTGCCGGCGCGGGCTCGATGCCGTTCCGGGCATGGTCGAGACGCTGGAAGAGGTCGTACGCGTCAAGGGCCGCCCCTTCCTCGGCATCTGCGTCGGCATGCAACTGCTCGCCTCGCGCGGGCTCGAATACAGGATCACGGAAGGCCTCGGCTGGATTCCCGGCGATGTGACGCTGATCGAGCCTGACGACGACAGCCTCAAGATCCCGCATATGGGCTGGAACATCCTGCACAAGCAGGACGAGCACCCGCTGCTCGACGGCATCGAGACCGGGCCGCAGGGCCTGCACGCCTATTTCGTCCATTCCTATGCGCTGACGGCGCAGCGCCCGCAGGACGTGCTGGCCCTGACCGACCATGGCGGGCCGGTGACCGCGATGGTGGCGCGCGGCAACGTCGCCGGGACGCAGTTCCACCCCGAGAAGAGCCAGAAGCTGGGGCTGAAGCTCATCGCCAATTTCCTGAGCTGGAAGCCATGA
- the hisA gene encoding 1-(5-phosphoribosyl)-5-((5-phosphoribosylamino)methylideneamino) imidazole-4-carboxamide isomerase, with amino-acid sequence MILFPAIDLKEGRCVRLKQGDMAQATVFNDDPAAQAAAFERQGFQWLHVVDLDGAFAGKPMNAAAVEAILKRVAFPVQLGGGIRDMKTVAGWLEKGIRRVIIGTAAVRDPGFVREAAKAFPGQVAVGIDARDGYVAVEGWAETSSLAAADLGKRFEDAGVAAIIYTDIARDGMLQGINWEGTIALAKAVSIPVIASGGLASMTDIERLCAPDAAILEGAITGRALYDGRIDPAAALKRLAPAGTGEAA; translated from the coding sequence ATGATCCTCTTTCCCGCGATCGACCTGAAGGAAGGCCGCTGCGTCCGGCTGAAGCAGGGCGACATGGCCCAGGCCACGGTCTTCAACGACGATCCGGCCGCGCAGGCCGCCGCCTTCGAGCGCCAGGGCTTCCAGTGGCTGCACGTCGTCGATCTCGACGGCGCCTTCGCCGGCAAGCCGATGAATGCGGCGGCCGTCGAAGCCATCCTGAAGCGCGTCGCCTTCCCGGTGCAGCTTGGCGGCGGCATCCGCGACATGAAGACGGTCGCAGGCTGGCTGGAGAAGGGCATCCGCCGCGTCATCATCGGCACGGCGGCGGTGCGCGACCCCGGCTTCGTGCGCGAGGCGGCAAAGGCGTTTCCGGGGCAGGTCGCGGTCGGCATCGATGCGCGCGACGGCTACGTTGCGGTCGAGGGCTGGGCCGAGACCTCCTCGCTGGCTGCGGCCGATCTCGGCAAACGCTTCGAGGATGCCGGCGTCGCCGCGATCATCTACACCGATATCGCCCGCGACGGCATGCTCCAGGGCATCAACTGGGAGGGCACGATCGCGCTGGCGAAGGCCGTGTCGATCCCGGTCATCGCCTCCGGGGGGCTCGCCTCGATGACAGATATCGAGCGGCTCTGCGCGCCCGATGCCGCGATCCTCGAAGGCGCGATCACGGGCCGGGCGCTCTATGACGGGCGAATCGACCCGGCGGCAGCGCTGAAGCGGCTGGCACCTGCCGGCACGGGAGAAGCGGCATGA
- a CDS encoding Membrane protein YqaA, SNARE-associated domain has product MEALSSLGLMAAAAFVAATLLPAQSEAVFLGLLAAKSVDPLALFLTASVANTAGSIVNWWLGRLIARHGIERLPARLRPDPKRFSQAQGFFTRFGWPSLLFAWLPVVGDPLTFVAGTLHYPAGRFVALVLLGKAGRYAALWAGWAGLA; this is encoded by the coding sequence ATGGAAGCGCTCTCCTCCCTCGGCCTGATGGCTGCCGCGGCCTTCGTCGCCGCGACGCTGCTGCCGGCGCAGTCGGAGGCGGTCTTCCTCGGATTGCTGGCGGCCAAAAGCGTCGATCCGCTTGCGCTGTTCCTGACCGCGAGCGTCGCGAACACCGCCGGCTCGATCGTCAACTGGTGGCTCGGCCGGCTGATCGCCCGCCATGGCATCGAGAGGCTGCCGGCCCGTTTGCGCCCCGATCCGAAGCGCTTTTCCCAGGCGCAAGGCTTCTTCACCCGTTTCGGCTGGCCTTCCCTGCTGTTCGCCTGGCTGCCCGTGGTCGGCGACCCGCTGACCTTCGTCGCCGGCACCCTGCACTATCCGGCCGGCCGCTTCGTCGCGCTGGTCCTCCTCGGCAAGGCCGGGCGCTATGCCGCGCTCTGGGCCGGCTGGGCAGGGCTCGCCTGA